ATATTCAACGTAACAGTCTTCTGTGCTCcaagaaaatgatgaatgaaggATAACACCAGTGGAATACTATGAATTCAGCCCTTTGTGAGTAGATAAGGTCTGAACTAAGAACTGACAACACTGACACAGTTTCATTTCATCAAACCCCAATAAGAGGACAGATGTCTCAGGACGTACACATCTGCATTCCAGCTGCCATCTCTAACAAGAAGAGAAGTAACCCTCACTTGCTATTAATATAAGCCGTCTGGGTTTGTGCAGCGTGCATTTATCTTATGCTTCCAGCTGAAAACGTGAACAGTCACATGGCTAACAGAACACATAAGCAAATACtcatgtttttatctctttcacaaaacaactaaaatgtGTGATGTGGACAAGAATCTACAAGTGTTTTTAGGCTTAGCACCTTCCCTTCATGATGATccgttttcatttttaaaagagcTTTAGTTTTAGATGTATTGTTACGCGTTGTGTCCTTGGCAGTATCATGTCACCGTAGTACCAGCCCTTTGGTTCAAAGAAAATATCTCATATTCCAAGAACAGAACTCATATTAAAGGGCTGCTTTTCCCCGACGTGCCACTGCTGCTCTTCACAAATGACTTCCCAACCTCACTGACATTTCCAGCAGGTCTCAAGAGACTGCATTTAGCCATGCTGCTCATAGAAACCAGCTCGATGGCATTCAGCTCTGCAGCTTGAACCATCCCAGCCTCAGGGTATTTACTGAAATCGATAAGTTCACTCGTCTGTGTGTCAGCGTCTTCAGTTGGGAAAGGAACGGTGCGCGCTGAGTTGTTGTTGGTCGTACTCTGATATGAGCTTCTTTATGTGGGCCAGTTTGCTGTGTAGATACTCACAGCGAACCTTATCCTGGTGGTAGTTGGGGTTGAACtaaaaaagggagaaaacatCAAGACTTTGTTATGACTCCAAAATGTATAGAGTAATTGTAACATTGGGCAAATTTGAAGAAAgttacctttttaatttgacGATACTCTTGAAGAATCTTATTATGAACAGTCTGCAAGATATAAACCGTTTAAGAAACATTTTgccaggatttttttttaaaagcatgttaAGTCTATGTATATGTAATTTTTCTGTCATGGAAACTGACCACAATCCAAATCCAGTGTAACTGACATTAATTCAAGCAGACGACAGTTTCGATTTCCATCAGTAAAACTTCTTACAGCCATGTTTTAAGTCTACAGGGAAAGAGTGATGCTCAAAACACCAAACCTCAAAGGTTCAGCACTTAATTCAGGGATGTACTAACCTTGTATTTACGTGATTCGTGGTGTAGCTGTTTGAGCTGTGCGTCTAGCTCCATGAACTGCCGCGTAACACCGTCGATGCGGGCATGTAAATCTCTGTACTCGCTGTACTCCTTGTTAAAGTCTTGTTTGTACCTCTGTCTCTGGTCATGGCTACCAATCGCTGCATACGTCCTGTGCAGAGGAAGTAAAAAATCTTCcttataaaatcattttttagatgtgctataattacattttcttctgACCATTATTCCTGATTTTAAGATAATCTACTGCATACTTACGATAAATAATCCACTGTGTCATTGTCTGCTCGGAGCACATTAGAGTCAAATAACATTTCTTCAGGGTCTGATAAGAGGGAAAAGTTTTGTAcaattagaaaaaaacactgaaaatgtgacACTTTCTGTTACAAGCTAACAACTGACAGCACTCACCAGTGCAGTCCAGAGAGACTTTCTTGTTTGAACCCTCTGTGCTGtgatcttttctcttttctttcctgtcactccacctctcctccttaacaaaacaaaaacaaatcaccaATGCATCAAATGATGAGAATATCTGAAGAAGCACCCCATAAAAAAGTGTTGTGTTTTGCTGTTAGTACCTAccctgtctctgtgtttgtgcttgcTCTTCTTCCTTTTGATTGTGTGTCTGTCCAGATCGGGCACTATCAGAGGGGACGAGGGCCGATCAGAGTTGGGTTGACGGTGGTCTGCTGGGCCCTCAGGCTCCTCCTGAGCACAGGGAGTTGGCTTCAGCCTGTCAGTCACATCCGCTTCCTGCTGACAGACTGCTGACTGCAAGGAGTCAAAAAGCTTTCGAGGATCAAGCGAGTTCCTTTGTCTGTCATCTGCTGTCGCTGGTGTGACTTCTTTATGAGCCACTTGTTCAGACGGCCTCGATCTTCTTGACTTGACACTGACTGTTTTGCTAGACAAGTGGGATATCCTGGGTTTCTTGCTAACAAGAGGGTCAGTGTATTCCTCTGGCAGGGAATGTTTTGGGCGATGTGCTGGGGAGGAGTTGGGGGTGTCTCGCAGTGGGCTGACCTGGGCCTCGGGAACAGAGAGGAGGTTCTGTTGTGGTTGAAACAGTCTCCTGCACAGTAAACATAATATCacacttttaatttaaatggcaataataataataataataataataataataatgatgattagGGATGTCTGATAATATCAGCCCTCCGATATTATTGGccaatatttacttaaaaatcagGAAGTATCGGTATAAggtttttataaccgatgtttgttctgtgGGCTTTAGCATTTCCGAGCctgcatgaacgcagcatgggacgtttacCGGCGCACGCTTGATAACAACAACATCATGCTAGACTAGTGGGTAACATCCAGTTTTAAAACCATATCAACAGCACTGCAGGTAAAGTCTAACCTACCTGCTGATTTGGCAATATACAGCCAGATCATTTACGCAAGTGTTCAAACTGAGGTTAACTGAAGGAACATTACGTGCAGAGCCTCAAACAAACccacaaaatgaacaa
This is a stretch of genomic DNA from Scomber japonicus isolate fScoJap1 chromosome 16, fScoJap1.pri, whole genome shotgun sequence. It encodes these proteins:
- the LOC128375267 gene encoding RNA polymerase II elongation factor ELL-like translates to MSALKENQSYGLSSGKLSRGGNVSVIHVKLTDSAARAISTYQNGKGWSSCPAICFNGNQGRITIPCLKDRDEVKVFTFGVTNVASDNPHGSFDCVQQLSNGAADELSCLGVIQKKMTVKATDESYDKALQSMAQAEEETRSRGAIVIKHGGRFQGKKVTVRAPAPALASLTKPRHSPQSLLSNIKKGVGMSKPRKGACASNRKGMNDIQERPLRDRVKHLLALRPYKRPELILRLQNDGLTAAESDMLDSVVMEVGQLNTRDNAFVLKDSLYKELQKDWPGYTTGDQQLLKRILVRRLFQPQQNLLSVPEAQVSPLRDTPNSSPAHRPKHSLPEEYTDPLVSKKPRISHLSSKTVSVKSRRSRPSEQVAHKEVTPATADDRQRNSLDPRKLFDSLQSAVCQQEADVTDRLKPTPCAQEEPEGPADHRQPNSDRPSSPLIVPDLDRHTIKRKKSKHKHRDREERWSDRKEKRKDHSTEGSNKKVSLDCTDPEEMLFDSNVLRADNDTVDYLSTYAAIGSHDQRQRYKQDFNKEYSEYRDLHARIDGVTRQFMELDAQLKQLHHESRKYKTVHNKILQEYRQIKKFNPNYHQDKVRCEYLHSKLAHIKKLISEYDQQQLSAHRSFPN